The window cttacataaatatttattcaaaaatgacAATTTAAACATTTGGGGATTTTACGGTTTATAGCAACAAAAACGAAATAGTAggaaagaaattctttatagattatgtttttgtgctTCACTATAAACagttttcattaatattattttcatctacgatttttagattttgagttgaaactcattttgttttaaaatgccTCAAATATGAAAAGATTGGGATTTCAGCTCTGCTATGTTGGTAATGATTATAGTTggattttaataacttgtaaataacattttgttggtttattactaacaatttttatccacaacatttttttctaacagtTTTCGTTTAcgatttatacataaatatgtATTCAAAAATGACAATTTCAGCATTAGGGGATTTTACAGTTTATAgcaacaaaaatgaaatagaaggaaagaaattctttatagattatgtttttgtgcttcattataaacaattttcattagtATTATTCTCATGCacgatttttagattttgagttgaaactcattttgttttaaaatgccTCAAATATGAAAAGATTGGGATTTCAGCTCTGCTATGTTGGTAATGATTATAGTtggattttaataacttataaataacgttttgttggtttattactaacaatttttatccacaacatttttttctaacagttttcgttttcgacttacataaatatttattcaaaaatgacAATTTAAGCATTTGGGGATTTTACAGTTTATAgcaacaaaaatgaaatagaaggaaagaaattctttatagattatgtttttgtgcttcattataaacaattttcattaatattattctcatgcacgatttttagattttgagttgaaactcattttgttttaaaatgcttcaaaTATGAAAACATTGGGATTTCAGCTCTGCTATGTTGGTAATGATTATAGTtggattttaataacttataaataacgttttgttggtttattactaacaatttttatccacaacatttttttctaacaattttcgttttcgatttatacataaatatttattcaaaaatgacAATTTAAGCATTTGGGGATTTTACAGTTTATAgcaacaaaaatgaaatagaaggaaagaaattctttatagattatgtttttgtgctccattataaacaattttcattaatattattctcatgcacgatttttagattttgagttgaaactcattttgttttaaaatgccTCAAATATGAAAAGGTTGGGATTTCAGCTCTGCTATGTTGGTAATGATTATAGTTggattttaataacttgtaaACAACGTTTTGTTGGTTTATtactaacaatttttatccacaacatttttttctaacagtTTTCGTTTAcgatttatacataaatatttattcaaaaatgacAATTTCAGCATTAGAGGATTTTAGAGTTTATAGCAACAAATACGAAATAGTACgaaagaaattctttatagattatgtttttgtgcttcattataaacaattttcattaatattattctcatgcacgatttttagattttgagttgaaactcattttgttttaaaatgccTCAAATATGAAAAGGTTGGGATTTCAGCTCTGCTATGTTGGTAATGATTATAGTTggattttaataacttgtaaataacgttttgttggtttattactaacaatttttatccacaacatttttttctaacagttttcgttttcgatttacataaatatttattcaaaaatgataatttaagCATTTGGGGATTTTACAGTTTATAgcaacaaaaatgaaattatagattatagattatgtttttgtggttcgttatgaacaattttcattaatattatttttatctacgatttttagattttgaattGATTTACATTGATAATAGATAAATTTTGTCTACAAATTAGGATATATATCACCTTCCTCAGACATTTCGTTTtggtgatacgattttttaaaacgtcttttacattaaaaaagtttcattgaatttttctttcaattttaagtAGATTTAGTGAAATGATTTGAGTAAAAGATGATTTGTCACATCATAACTAAGTAAAACCCCTCTTTTGTATAAGTACCAACCAACACCGGAGCTGGTCCATTGAAGCAAACGATGCTATAATGTACCCCCGCGACGAATGGGGCGCGAATAAATGTAGTTAAGTGGCTGGTATCATTTTACGATTCCCGGATCTGCATCCAGCTGATACCCCATTGTCCACGTTAAGTGGTTTTCCCCAACGATCCTACCCCTGTCTAATAACCCTATTCATTACCAGACATCgtttcaaaaatgattaacACCACGTTTAAATcttataaacatttatttataaaataaaaaatttcaaattgattaagataagattttcttttattattttccactATCTTTGTGTTGATGGACgtgttgaaaaatgttttaaagtgGTGGGCCCTTTTTGGTAGATTTTTTTCTTCCGTCCGACTCTGTGGAGGAGCTTTTAAACGTGATTTATCTGTTTATGAGAGCGGACGCGGTGCATCGCGAGCTTCCCGCTGGTTATTACTTGTTTTAAACAGGTGTTTCGGACGCTTTTATTCGCACAGGCGCCGGACGTGATGTAGAATCACGAGCGGAGGAAGTAATGGACCATCATAAAACCCATAATCGATTTCGAGGGAGGATCAACCGAAAACGTTTTGCTAAaaggaaaacttttaaaacgttttgattttcaaaaactaacgATCTAGTAGTTAACGCTCTACATAGCAGAAATGagacaatttcttttttatcttctCGTGGTTAATTCGCTAGAAAATTGTGCCTTACGGTATTTTAAACGACTATAAGAGAAGACGTAAAGAATTTTAAgatttagaaaagaaataaaaacgaagaaaaatgttgtttgtagtcaaattattttactttgtttattttgtaagAATCGGATTTTGCTACAACGTTATTGATGTGGATGACATTTTATCGGATGATTTAATGCCTGGTAATCTTTTAATGCTAGAAAATGCAAATGGAAGTGATACAAAAGATAATATCACAACAGGATCTTTAAATGATGCTATGTCGACCATGGACTTTCATAGGTaagctttaaattttaaattaaaataattaatttttattatttttttaggtcaAAAATGAATGAGTACCTGTGCAGAAATTATTTAGCGGAGCAAATTGTGCAAGACATGACCATTCCAACATTTTCAAGAAGATCAAGCACCAATCCACTTAATTCTAAAGAATCTTTGATGATCGATGAAGGATCAAAATCGTACAAAGATTGGTTAtctaagtaaaaaaatattttgagataaatcctaaattatattaattcatttttgtaGAAGTGCCACATTAGAAGACATTTACAGGCATTATAACACCCAATCTAATCCCACCCAATCAAGAAGGAACGATGAGGTTCGCAACGAAGAGGAAAACGAAGAATATGACACCCACGTAACCAATTACGTTTACGAACACCCAGCAAAACACACCACTTATAATTTGTACGGATCCGGAAGCGGTTATGGTTTAGCAACCCCATCTTTAAGTTATTATCCATCCACTCTCAATGGAAACAGCAATTATGGAACGGTATCAGTGCACAGTTATGATTCAAACCAcgcaaatcaaaattattccccgaaatataataaagaaaaagacgTCACAGATTTATTCGATATAGCATTGACAGCTTTAGCCTATTTATCTTTTGGAATGTTCATCGTCCACGTTGTTATGTGCATTGCAGCAGTggtaaaaatcatttaaaacgtatatttaaattaaagaaatacacatttttttatttagaccAACAACACCACCACCGTTGTCACCATGATGCCTATGAGTATGGGACCGGAACCGACAGGTGAAGGTATGATTACAAGTACAACTGAAAATGGGATGGGTGGGGACATGACTATGACTATGACTGGTAATGGAGGTAATGAAATGACTGGAAATGGAAATGAAGGTGAAGAAATGACTGGGGAAGGTGGTGGAATGACTGGAAATGGGAATGGAGGTGATAGTATGACTGGGGAAGGTGATGGAATGACTGGAAATGGAGAAGGAATGACTGGGAATGGGAACGGAGGGGATGAAATGACTGGAGAAGGTGGTGGAATGACAGGAAATGGGAATGGGGATGATGGTATGACTGGGGAAGGTGGTGGAATGACTGGAAATGGGAATGGAGGTGATGAAATGACTGGAGAAGGTGGTGGAATGGCTGGAAATGGGAATGGAGGTGATGGAATGACTGGAAATGGAGAAGGAATGACTGGGAATGGGAACGGAGGGGATGAAATGACTGGAGAAGGTGGTGGAATGACTGGAAATGGAGAAGGAATGACTGGGAATGGGAACGGAGGAGATGAAATAACTGGAGAAGGTGGTGGAATGACAGGAAATGGGAATGGTGATGATGGTATGACTGGGGAAGGTAATGGAATGACTGGAAATGGGAATGGAGGTGATGGAATTACCGGAGAAGGAGGAGAAAATGGAAATGGTGGAGATGGTGCTACTGGAAACGGCGATGAGGATGAAGGTATGACTGGAGAAGGAGTTGCGAACGGAGGTGATGGTATGACTGCGTTTGATGAGGGCGAAGGAAAAGTAACAGCAAGAGAACAACGATTTACAACGctaagaaatataaaaaactcccccaaaaaactaaaaagtttcCAAATATCAGGTAAAAGTAAGCTCATTATGACAAGTAATTAATTCAGCCGAAAACAAAAACTATATATACATAGTAAGACAtaatacagtgaatttcacttaagatgcaatatacaaaaatcactttgttccacataaaatgtaacatgtcTGAAAATGCTTAGCTAAACGCGATgctttctaggtctagtgttagttctagttttgtatTAACACTATCAGTAGAagtaacacaagatctagaactagaatcattcggctttagccgtcttgagagacgtgcggctaaatccgaatgtttctagttctaggtcttgtgttagttctagtttgtATTAGAACTATCAcgagaactaacacaagaccttgaactagaatcattcaggtttagccgtcttgagagacgtgcggcttcgtgttagttttagttttgtactagcactataactagaactaacacaagacctagatctagaatcattcgggtttagccgtcttgagagacgtgcggctaaatccgaatgtttctagttctaggtctagtgt of the Onthophagus taurus isolate NC chromosome 10, IU_Otau_3.0, whole genome shotgun sequence genome contains:
- the LOC111420619 gene encoding uncharacterized protein isoform X1, which codes for MLFVVKLFYFVYFVRIGFCYNVIDVDDILSDDLMPGNLLMLENANGSDTKDNITTGSLNDAMSTMDFHRSKMNEYLCRNYLAEQIVQDMTIPTFSRRSSTNPLNSKESLMIDEGSKSYKDWLSKSATLEDIYRHYNTQSNPTQSRRNDEVRNEEENEEYDTHVTNYVYEHPAKHTTYNLYGSGSGYGLATPSLSYYPSTLNGNSNYGTVSVHSYDSNHANQNYSPKYNKEKDVTDLFDIALTALAYLSFGMFIVHVVMCIAAVTNNTTTVVTMMPMSMGPEPTGEGMITSTTENGMGGDMTMTMTGNGGNEMTGNGNEGEEMTGEGGGMTGNGNGGDSMTGEGDGMTGNGEGMTGNGNGGDEMTGEGGGMTGNGNGDDGMTGEGGGMTGNGNGGDEMTGEGGGMAGNGNGGDGMTGNGEGMTGNGNGGDEMTGEGGGMTGNGEGMTGNGNGGDEITGEGGGMTGNGNGDDGMTGEGNGMTGNGNGGDGITGEGGENGNGGDGATGNGDEDEGMTGEGVANGGDGMTAFDEGEGKVTAREQRFTTLRNIKNSPKKLKSFQISGKIEEAVRIKDNLNFRHKRQAQSDININELARKILTSIEAALVANEDKGSCLRLQLCENNKYSRGLNDNGKLWIPVWSLGMSWLSGKLIKNVPAATSMLDGLKASILGLGKANCDRIYKDCNLHDERIKQKVKRKK
- the LOC111420619 gene encoding uncharacterized protein isoform X3 is translated as MLFVVKLFYFVYFVRIGFCYNVIDVDDILSDDLMPGNLLMLENANGSDTKDNITTGSLNDAMSTMDFHRSKMNEYLCRNYLAEQIVQDMTIPTFSRRSSTNPLNSKESLMIDEGSKSYKDWLSKSATLEDIYRHYNTQSNPTQSRRNDEVRNEEENEEYDTHVTNYVYEHPAKHTTYNLYGSGSGYGLATPSLSYYPSTLNGNSNYGTVSVHSYDSNHANQNYSPKYNKEKDVTDLFDIALTALAYLSFGMFIVHVVMCIAAVTNNTTTVVTMMPMSMGPEPTGEGMITSTTENGMGGDMTMTMTGNGGNEMTGNGNEGEEMTGEGGGMTGNGNGGDSMTGEGDGMTGNGEGMTGNGNGGDEMTGEGGGMTGNGNGDDGMTGEGGGMTGNGNGGDEMTGEGGGMAGNGNGGDGMTGNGEGMTGNGNGGDEMTGEGGGMTGNGEGMTGNGNGGDEITGEGGGMTGNGNGDDGMTGEGNGMTGNGNGGDGITGEGGENGNGGDGATGNGDEDEGMTGEGVANGGDGMTAFDEGEGKVTAREQRFTTLRNIKNSPKKLKSFQISEEAVRIKDNLNFRHKRQAQSDININELARKILTSIEAALVANEDKGSCLRLQLCENNKYSRGLNDNGKLWIPVWSLGMSWLSGKLIKNVPAATSMLDGLKASILGLGKANCDRIYKDCNLHDERIKQKVKRKK
- the LOC111420619 gene encoding uncharacterized protein isoform X2; translation: MLFVVKLFYFVYFVRIGFCYNVIDVDDILSDDLMPGNLLMLENANGSDTKDNITTGSLNDAMSTMDFHRSKMNEYLCRNYLAEQIVQDMTIPTFSRRSSTNPLNSKESLMIDEGSKSYKDWLSKSATLEDIYRHYNTQSNPTQSRRNDEVRNEEENEEYDTHVTNYVYEHPAKHTTYNLYGSGSGYGLATPSLSYYPSTLNGNSNYGTVSVHSYDSNHANQNYSPKYNKEKDVTDLFDIALTALAYLSFGMFIVHVVMCIAAVTNNTTTVVTMMPMSMGPEPTGEGMITSTTENGMGGDMTMTMTGNGGNEMTGNGNEGEEMTGEGGGMTGNGNGGDSMTGEGDGMTGNGEGMTGNGNGGDEMTGEGGGMTGNGNGDDGMTGEGGGMTGNGNGGDEMTGEGGGMAGNGNGGDGMTGNGEGMTGNGNGGDEMTGEGGGMTGNGEGMTGNGNGGDEITGEGGGMTGNGNGDDGMTGEGNGMTGNGNGGDGITGEGGENGNGGDGATGNGDEDEGMTGEGVANGGDGMTAFDEGEGKVTAREQRFTTLRNIKNSPKKLKSFQISVEEAVRIKDNLNFRHKRQAQSDININELARKILTSIEAALVANEDKGSCLRLQLCENNKYSRGLNDNGKLWIPVWSLGMSWLSGKLIKNVPAATSMLDGLKASILGLGKANCDRIYKDCNLHDERIKQKVKRKK